The segment GTGATCGCGATGATAGCGCATGAAGCGCTGATCGGTTATCGAGCGGTCAAGCATGAGCGCTGGGCAGACCGTAGCAAGGCACAAGGCCGGATCCAGACGCGGCGCTACGTGCTGGTGAGCGATCCGGAATATGTGGCGTATTTCAACCACAAGGGAGCCTGGTGGCAACTTGGAACGATGGGGATCGTGGATCGCACGCGGTAGATGGGCGATCGGGTGGAACGGAGTCAAGCGTTCTTCATTACCAGCCTGAAGGGGGATGTGAAGCGCTGTACCCAAGCGGTGCGACGATATTGGAGTCTCGAGAACAATCTGCACTGGACGCTGGATGTGATCTTTCAGGAAGATCTGAGTCGAGCGCAGGTGGGCTTTGAGGCGACGAACTTCGCCGTGGTGAGACGTTTTGCGTTGAACTTGCTCGAGCTGGAGAAGACGACCAAAGACAGCTTAGCGGGGAAGCGGCAGCGTGCGGGGTGGGACAACGATTACCTGCTCAAAGTGCTCCAAGCGGGCGCGACCTTAGAATGAGTGATGCGTTTCCCCTGCGTGTAGCTAGAGCTTAGCGAACAGGGCTGCTTCTTTCAAGTAGAATTTGATCAAGTTCTGATCATCATCGGCCTACCTAAGTTTGGTTTGTGAGCCGAACATGGGCAAACATCGCCGGCTGAGTGCATTAGGTAAAAAGGCGGCGCAGTCATTAGAAGATTTGTATGGGCGCCAGTCACTACGTCGCTTACTGCGCGCCTGGCACGATCCGGCGAGGCTGTGCGCGCATCCCCTAGCGCGGGGGCGATTGGTGACACAGCGGCTCACAGCGCATCACGAGGAGACTGCCACAGCCGTGCGCGCTGTCGTGCGTGATTTCATCGAGCGTCTACGGCCGGCCAGCACAGTCCCCAGTCCACTTGACCGCAGATGGCGTGCGTATCTGACGCTGACCGAGCACTACCTGGAGGGCAAGCCACTGGCCGAAATCGCTCGTGAACTGTCCGTGCAGCCAGTCAGCTGCCGCCGCGCGTTGCAACAAGCACTCGACGCACTAGGAACGCAGTTGCAGGAGGCCGAGGCGCGTGCGATCACAAGCGTGGCGGCCTCGACGACGTCGAAT is part of the Candidatus Methylacidiphilales bacterium genome and harbors:
- a CDS encoding ISAs1 family transposase, translating into MERSQAFFITSLKGDVKRCTQAVRRYWSLENNLHWTLDVIFQEDLSRAQVGFEATNFAVVRRFALNLLELEKTTKDSLAGKRQRAGWDNDYLLKVLQAGATLE